One Chloroflexota bacterium genomic window carries:
- a CDS encoding transposase, protein MERSQGRHMSAEEKLRVVEEGRGSGATISEVCRRHQIAYTQ, encoded by the coding sequence GTGGAGAGAAGTCAAGGTAGGCACATGAGTGCTGAAGAGAAGCTGAGGGTAGTGGAGGAGGGGAGGGGGTCGGGGGCCACGATAAGCGAGGTATGCCGACGCCATCAGATTGCCTACACCCAGT